One genomic window of Corticium candelabrum chromosome 21, ooCorCand1.1, whole genome shotgun sequence includes the following:
- the LOC134196838 gene encoding uncharacterized protein K02A2.6-like produces the protein MENGNQLRMRQGHLPVQKLVQTKTLTKLREQHDADETCYQLKQFCRNGWPPKHKLKGDIKKFWAAASELSVEDGLLLRGSRLVNPTSMQAEILHKLHMGHLGITKCREREHDQQFGNVQYQSNICCQLFSSRPWQAVGTDLFEWKGKSFLRVVDYYSRYPEVVSLSSTSSKEVIDKMKAMFARHGIPEEVRSDSGPQYASEIFAQFVMTFCIQQAVRDTLNRMEKPSEWYRL, from the exons ATGGAGAATGGAAACCAATTGCGTATGCGTCAAGGTCACTTACCAGTGCAGAAGCTAG TGCAAACAAAAACGTTGACCAAACTAAGAGAGCAACATGATGCAGACGAAACGTGCTACCAGCTGAAGCAATTCTGTAGGAATGGATGGCCACCTAAACACAAGCTCAAAGGAGATATCAAGAAATTCTGGGCAGCTGCATCAGAATTGTCTGTGGAAGATGGCCTATTACTACGTGGTAGCCGACTGGTTAACCCTACCTCGATGCAAGCAGAGATTTTGCATAAGCTTCATATGGGACACCTTGGCATTACCAAatgtagagagagagagcacgATCAGCAGTTTGGCAACGTCCAATACCAGTCGAACATTTGTTGCCAACTGTTTTCTAGTCGACCGTGGCAAGCAGTGGGCACGGATTTGTTCGAGTGGAAGGGGAAGTCTTTTCTACGAGTCGTAGATTACTACTCCAGATATCCTGAAGTTGTTTCCTTGTCAAGCACATCATCCAAAGAGGTGATAGACAAGATGAAAGCCATGTTTGCTCGACACGGCATACCAGAGGAGGTCAGATCAGATAGTGGTCCTCAGTATGCTTCAGAGATATTTGCACAGTTTGTGATGACTTTTTGCATACAACAAGCAGTCCGCGATACCCTCAATCGAATGGAGAAGCCGAGTGAATGGTACAGACTGTGA
- the LOC134196839 gene encoding uncharacterized protein LOC134196839 has translation MLRRVAIAAKAAASGAGHGELSVAISEEKKVYETIMKLIAAHTDAAIYSYKWASCEMNKTIQDVFLKMCGLTSVWAEVQNEFAQKYNEYRECLKEILQEEKSIDDVRKQENICASRLTKLTKQVEVAKRKSDPAKLEPLLAELKQATDANDKAYKEVEKITDYVEAFKARRLRESLVLMSQAYLTLANRMTEIFSAQMQMAQLITSDTVSDLNTVSCGSSYEACSEKSRSILKEACLNLGYPVPHLPGDQNASLKPYSDESCFPDTRYCPPFTSPSKRGPLPLPSQLHSDNTPGEARSTSPDYSAGYLTIEKPPAVPPRPVISDTDSEPEYAEIRNAQVAHAYGIESGDVDKDVSKSVKDDGKEGTNEKPSKVQRIRNMYEWVWQRQSIILSPGDSREYIEVSSDLPRRQAVGSRSNDSKTLEVVGEESSEENLDEYLVLVESVKEKRVESNVKQRKPQAARVVSDAGASRSNNPIILDGNLHPMLRKTTSLQTPFKRSPNIRKPRKSTSASDVFQEPS, from the exons ATGTTACGACGAGTCGCCATTGCTGCAAAAGCGGCCGCCAGCGGTGCTGGACACGGTGAGCTAAGCGTAGCCATATCAGAAGAAAAGAAAGTTTACGAAACAATCATGAAGCTCATCGCCGCTCATACGGACG CGGCCATTTATTCGTACAAATGGGCGAGCTGTGAGATGAACAAAACGATTCAGGACGTGTTCCTCAAGATGTGCGGATTGACGTCCGTCTGGGCTGAAGTTCAGAACGAGTTTGCGCAGAAG TACAACGAGTATAGAGAATGTTTGAAAGAGATACTACAGGAGGAAAAAAGCATCGACGACGTGAGGAAACAAGAGAACATTTGTGCGTCGAGATTGACCAAGTTGACGAAGCAg GTTGAAGTTGCAAAACGGAAAAGTGATCCGGCAAAGCTGGAGCCTCTTTTGGCAGAGCTGAAACAG GCTACTGATGCTAACGACAAAGCGTACAAAGAAGTTGAAAAGATAACAGATTATGTGGAAGCTTTCAAA GCACGAAGACTGCGTGAGTCTCTGGTGTTGATGTCTCAAGCTTATCTTACTCTAGCAAATAGGATGACGGAGATATTTTCGGCTCAAATGCAGATGGCTCAATTAATCACATCAGACACGGTTTCAGATTTAAACACTGTGTCGTGTGGTTCTAGTTATGAAG CTTGCTCTGAGAAAAGTCGCAGCATCCTTAAGGAAGCATGCCTAAACCTTGGCTATCCAGTTCCACATCTTCCTGGTGACCAGAATGCTTCTCTGAAACCTTACTCAGATGAAAGTTGTTTTCCTGACACACGTTACTGTCCTCCTTTCACTTCACCGTCTAAACGTGGTCCATTACCACTCCCATCTCAACTCCATAGTGACAATACGCCAGGTGAAGCTAGAAGTACCAGCCCAGACTATAGTGCTGGTTATTTGACAATTGAGAAGCCGCCTGCGGTTCCACCTCGTCCCGTGATCAGCGATACTGATAGTGAGCCAGAATATGCCGAAATAAGAAACGCTCAAGTTGCACATGCATATGGCATTG AGTCAGGTGATGTTGACAAAGACGTATCGAAGTCGGTGAAAGACGATGGAAAAGAGGGAACAA ACGAGAAGCCTTCAAAAGTCCAGCGCATAAGAAATATGTATGAGTGGGTGTGGCAGAGACAGTCAATTATCTTATCCCCTGGTGACAGTAGAGAGTACATTGAAGTGTCCAGTGACCTCCCAAGGAGACAAGCTGTTGGTTCAAGGAGTAATGACAGCAAGACTTTGGAAGTGGTGGGGGAAGAGTCGTCTGAGGAGAACTTGGACGAATACCTTGTGCTTGTAGAATCGGTCAAAGAGAAGAGAGTCGAGTCGAATGTCAAGCAGAGAAAGCCACAAGCTGCTAGAGTGGTTTCTGATGCTGGCGCAAGTCGCTCTAACAACCCAATCATTTTGGATGGGAATTTACATCCAATGCTAAGAAAAACTACGTCTTTGCAGACACCATTTAAGCGATCACCAAACATTCGAAAACCCAGAAAGAGCACAAGTGCTTCTGACGTATTTCAGGAGCCATCTTGA
- the LOC134196357 gene encoding uncharacterized protein LOC134196357, with protein sequence MLCAPNLSFISVMDRDRKDFPITGTAFPVKMKRKTLKHLSQAEKLEIDNKKMEERLHSLRMEMLKEKEERESSGGVHWTSGKTGPLASHAADVLQKNRKVETRKTPLKIKVLTDSNVDSSLSPQKREAKRNNNVVYARASGKESDSQKMSEGSKATVEKQNRLQMTATTGRTLPDSVISSSTGGGLLWGTYDEEASAKSFQDAVQAWRNLGEKTTDQTVESSTSLTVSSEVQAGLADLTYNKGYDSLLREGSSSLNYMEQMLLRKMRTDANFLSCLPVSETVTEDDDLVSEHMVEITGGNQFTGGYLLDSFPDDRLPTSHNIMHGVDEEFVVTDVSDLDLITVEDSMPVANIVVEEVSDEGSETTHEDSVSVCSYPAAELKQNMIATDCHDFADSETQENDKESSGGKSSKCSSRKVSRQKNVARQTKSAGKKREKALENKQESENVNLEQDRSNRRVHLAWSNSRPYRGLDGFFLAAVDKHEEAVERNNSLGKTKTEQSDGDLLIFATSTTWNPIASQVDTASEYGVADHFDAVNPIVSNDTYHCDSESDDDESLPLYMRPSSVIQNVELRDNVDTDNEDDMKTLEDLTVELQSLSRLGEQDRMKSQQLALADEQTVITDNNDVGVDSLSETARRLDINLLMDDFEEMERKIMEGHEC encoded by the exons ATGCTTTGTGCGCCGAATTTGAGCTTTATTTCGGTCATGGATCGAGATAGGAAGGATTTTCCGATTACAGGCACAGCTTTTCCTGTGAAGATGAAAAGAAA GACTCTAAAGCATCTTTCACAAGCAGAAAAGCTGGAAATAGACAACAAGAAAATGGAAGAGCGTCTTCATTCACTCAGAATGGAAATGCTGAAAGAAAAAGAGGAGCGAGA ATCGTCAGGCGGTGTCCACTGGACATCTGGAAAAACCGGGCCTCTAGCCTCTCACGCAGCAGACGTCCTTCAAAAAAACAGGAAGGTGGAGACTAGGAAG ACACCATTGAAAATTAAAGTTTTGACTGACAGCAACGTTGATT cttCGTTGTCTCCTCAAAAGCGTGAGGCCAAGAGAAACAATAATGTTGTTTATGCACGTGCAAGTGGCAAGGAGAGTGACTCTCAGAAGATGAGTGAAGGCAGCAAAGCGACTGTAGAGAAACAG AATCGACTCCAAATGACTGCCACTACTGGCAGAACTTTACCTGACTCTGTTATTTCATCATCTACTGGAGGTGGTCTTTTATGGGGGACATATGATGAAGAAGCAAGTGCCAAGTCTTTCCAAGATGCGGTTCAAGCGTGGCGGAATTTGGGTGAGAAAACAACAGACCAAACTGTTGAATCATCAACGTCACTCACAGTGTCATCTGAGGTTCAAGCTGGATTAGCAGACTTGACATATAACAAAGGATATGATAGTTTGCTGAGAGAGGGATCATCCAGTCTCAACTATATGGAGCAGATGCTCCTTCGTAAAATGAGAACCGATGCCAACTTCTTATCTTGCTTGCCTGTAAGTGAGACTGTCACAGAAGATGATGACCTGGTCAGTGAGCACATGGTTGAAATAACCGGTGGAAATCAGTTTACTGGAGGTTACCTGCTTGATTCTTTCCCTGACGACAGGTTACCAACAAGTCACAACATCATGCATGGCGTAGATGAAGAGTTTGTTGTGACTGATGTCTCTGACTTGGACTTAATCACAGTAGAGGATAGTATGCCAGTAGCCAACATAGTTGTTGAGGAAGTAAGTGATGAAGGCAGTGAAACAACTCACGAAgattctgtttctgtgtgttcaTATCCAGCAGCAGAATTGAAACAAAATATGATTGCTACAGATTGCCATGATTTTGCTGATAGTGAAACGCAGGAAAATGACAAAGAATCAAGTGGTGGAAAATCAAGCAAATGTTCATCTAGAAAGGTTTCACGTCAAAAGAATGTGGCCAGGCAGACGAAATCAGCAGGGAAGAAACGAGAGAAAGcgttagaaaacaaacaagaatcAGAAAATGTCAATCTTGAGCAGGACAGAAGCAACAGACGTGTGCACTTGGCCTGGAGTAATAGTCGTCCATATAGAGGCCTTGATGGCTTCTTCCTTGCTGCAGTAGATAAACATGAAGAAGCAGTAGAAAGGAACAATTCTTTGGGGAAGACCAAAACTGAGCAGAGTGATGGCGACCTTCTTATTTTTGCTACATCAACAACATGGAATCCTATTGCAAGCCAAGTTGACACAGCGAGTGAATATGGCGTGGCTGATCACTTTGATGCTGTCAATCCAATTGTATCAAATGACACCTATCATTGCGACTCAGAGTCGGATGATGATGAATCACTTCCTCTCTACATGCGTCCAAGTTCTGTAATACAGAACGTTGAATTACGTGACAACGTTGACACAGACAACGAAGATGACATGAAAACACTGGAAGACTTAACAGTTGAACTGCAATCACTTAGTCGATTGGGGGAACAGGATCGGATGAAATCACAGCAATTGGCATTGGCCGATGAACAAACCGTGATTACTGACAATAATGATGTTGGTGTAGACTCACTTAGTGAAACAGCAAGACGATTGGACATCAACTTGTTGATGGATGACTTTGAAGAAATGGAGCGCAAAATCATGGAAGGACATGAGTGCTAG
- the LOC134196586 gene encoding 4-hydroxy-tetrahydrodipicolinate synthase-like, which translates to MALSKIVDLKRLVGVWPTMITPLHNNSAKSIDYTTLAVLIEWYISSGVAGLFTVCQSSEMYNLSPEERLELARFVKQKAGDRVLVAGCGTFAGTIEEKAKFIKLMSKEVDIVVIIVNQMAEKHESEEILKSNLEKLLELTDDIQLGLYECPVPYHRCLSPQMMEWAAFTGRFVFHKDTVCSVAPIQAKLLALQSVTDNKLGFFNANAATLKLSLEHGGAGYSGIAANFYPWMHAWLCGHWRDQSQMAEKVQRFLGLAETTLSHKYPGSAKVYLHRLCGVQIEETCRVADYTFSDHEIACLQHVKGLMEDVCKETGIAFFGF; encoded by the exons ATGGCTCTATCTAAGATTGTAGATCTAAAGCGTCTGGTCGGTGTCTGGCCAACTATGATTACTCCACTTCACAACAACAGTGCAAAGTCAATCGACTACACTACTCTCGCAG TACTCATCGAGTGGTATATTAGTTCTGGAGTAGCAGGCCTATTTACCGTGTGCCAGTCCAGTGAAATGTACAAC TTGTCTCCTGAAGAGAGGCTTGAATTGGCTAGATTTGTCAAGCAGAAAGCTGGTGATCGAGTTCTGGTTGCTGGCTGCG GTACTTTTGCTGGTACAATAGAAGAAAAGGCTAAATTTATCAAACTGATGAGTAAAGAAGTAGACATTGTAGTCATCATCGTCAATCAAATGGCAGAGAAacatgaa AGTGAGGAAATCTTGAAATCAAACCTAGAGAAACTACTAGAACTAACAGATGACATTCAATTGGGTCTATACGAATGTCCTGTTCCCTATCACCG ATGTTTATCTCCTCAGATGATGGAATGGGCTGCTTTCACTGGTCGGTTTGTTTTCCATAAAGACACCGTGTGCTCTGTTGCTCCAATCCAAGCAAAACTGCTGGCTCTACAAAGTGTCACTGACAACAAATTGGG TTTCTTTAATGCGAATGCTGCTACATTGAAACTTTCTCTGGAGCATGGTGGTGCAGGCTACAGTGGTATTGCAGCAAATTTTTATCCATGGATGCATGCGTGGTTGTGTGGACATTGGAGAGACCAGTCACAGATGGCAGAGAAAGTACAGAGATTTTTGGGGTTAGCAGAGACAACTTTATCTCATAAG TATCCAGGATCTGCCAAAGTCTACCTTCACCGTTTGTGTGGCGTTCAAATTGAAGAGACATGCAGGGTTGCAGACTATACATTCAGTGACCATGAA attgcttgtttgcaacatgtgaaGGGTTTAATGGAAGATGTGTGTAAAGAGACAGGAATCGCTTTTTTCGGTTTCTGA
- the LOC134196373 gene encoding TNF receptor-associated factor 3-like isoform X1: MCPIVNKEQTEYEYVRAVSDTLRCARCAGVLENPVQASCGDRYHHDCFKSLIKESEENCLCPKCGAGIEQKKCWRDVFADRELEQLEVFCPCRKKGCQWIGYRQSVEEHLKECESVMLSCTNVGCYAEIARSDLDNHVKTLCEYRSIECPHCGANYTLIDEAHQEVCLKYPIPCPNQCNNDLRIPRDKMDDHVAACANRKSDCVIAGCPFNGSEKEVADHMTSHVVDHVSDLSKEVKSTRSALDDLDSHVKETVQDQSHSIQANKEAVNQLEERLVNAENKVTDLAANQRLMQHKTLEACYQSVDNVEKEYQSKVAGIDQHLRLLTEKCIRFEEIAVMQAESIRRLEEELARYKNYGGCSQSVEQQFDAQGRVMATHDVKLAEHGLRLDMMDCKNTNGVLLWKITDIRRRRRDAVSGKTPSIYSQPFYTSPCGYKMCARMYLNGDGMGRGTHLSLFFVIMRGEYDCLLSWPFTQKVTLILVDQDGRDHISDTFRPDPTSSSFQRPRRDMNVASGCPLFVPLGTLDTRGYIRDDAMFIKIVVDSADISRPDAR; encoded by the exons ATGTGTCCGATCGTTAATAAAGAACAGACGGAGTACGAGTACGTGCGAGCCGTCTCCGACACTCTCCGTTGTGCCCGATGCGCAGGCGTGCTCGAGAATCCGGTACAGGCGTCATGCGGTGACCGTTACCATCATGACTGCTTCAAGTCGTTGATCAA GGAGTCGGAAGAGAACTGTCTGTGCCCTAAATGCGGGGCTGGAATTGAACAGAAAAAG TGTTGGAGGGACGTGTTTGCAGACAGGGAACTCGAGCAACTCGAAGTCTTCTGTCCGTGTCGAAAAAAGGGTTGCCAATGGATTGGCTACAGACAGTCAGTCGAG GAGCATCTCAAGGAATGTGAATCCGTGATGTTGTCTTGTACTAACGTAGGCTGTTATGCTGAAATTGCGAGATCAGATCTTGACAACCATGTGAAGACTTTGTGTGAATACCGATCTATTGAGTGTCCACACTGTGGAGCAAACTACACGCTCATCGATGAAGCCCATCAAGAAGTTTGTCTCAAGTACCCTATTCCCTGTCCAAACCAATGCAACAATGATCTCAGAATTCCTCGAGATAAG ATGGACGACCATGTGGCTGCTTGTGCCAACAGGAAAAGCGATTGTGTCATTGCTGGATGTCCCTTTAAT GGAAGTGAGAAAGAAGTTGCCGATCATATGACTTCTCATGTCGTTGATCATGTCAGTGATCTCAGCAAAGAGGTGAAATCGACTCGATCTGCTCTCGACGATCTAGACAGTCATGTCAAGGAAACTGTTCAAGATCAAAGTCATTCCATTCAAGCCAACAAAGAAGCTGTCAATCAGTTGGAGGAAAGACTGGTGAATGCTGAAAATAAGGTAACCGATCTGGCTGCTAACCAACGATTAATGCAACACAAGACACTGGAAGCTTGCTATCAATCTGTTGACAACGTGGAGAAGGAGTATCAAAGCAAGGTGGCTGGCATAGATCAACACCTCAGACTTCTGACAGAAAAATGCATCAGATTTGAAGAAATTGCAGTGATGCAAGCAGAAAGCATAAGAAGATTAGAAGAAGAACTTGCTCGATACAAGAATTATGGCGGATGCAGTCAGTCGGTAGAGCAGCAGTTTGATGCTCAAGGTCGAGTCATGGCAACTCATGATGTCAAACTTGCAGAGCACGGTCTCAGGTTGGACATGATGGATTGCAAGAACACAAACGGTGTGCTCCTGTGGAAGATCACTGACATCAGACGACGCAGGAGAGATGCTGTGAGTGGTAAGACACCATCGATATACTCACAGCCATTCTACACGTCTCCGTGTGGTTACAAGATGTGCGCTCGAATGTATCTCAATGGCGATGGCATGGGGCGTGGTACACATCTGTCGCTGTTCTTTGTTATCATGAGAGGAGAATACGATTGTTTACTATCGTGGCCATTCACACAAAAGGTCACTCTTATTCTCGTCGATCAGGATGGCAGAGACCACATATCCGATACATTCAGACCTGATCCCACATCGTCATCCTTTCAGAGGCCAAGACGTGACATGAACGTGGCAAGTGGATGTCCACTCTTTGTTCCGTTGGGCACACTAGACACCAGAGGTTACATCAGAGATGATGCAATGTTTATAAAAATTGTAGTTGATTCTGCTGACATTAGCCGTCCAGATGCAAGATGA
- the LOC134196373 gene encoding TNF receptor-associated factor 3-like isoform X2: MRLASLTTLEVTWDSKTTPDQRDFWESEENCLCPKCGAGIEQKKCWRDVFADRELEQLEVFCPCRKKGCQWIGYRQSVEEHLKECESVMLSCTNVGCYAEIARSDLDNHVKTLCEYRSIECPHCGANYTLIDEAHQEVCLKYPIPCPNQCNNDLRIPRDKMDDHVAACANRKSDCVIAGCPFNGSEKEVADHMTSHVVDHVSDLSKEVKSTRSALDDLDSHVKETVQDQSHSIQANKEAVNQLEERLVNAENKVTDLAANQRLMQHKTLEACYQSVDNVEKEYQSKVAGIDQHLRLLTEKCIRFEEIAVMQAESIRRLEEELARYKNYGGCSQSVEQQFDAQGRVMATHDVKLAEHGLRLDMMDCKNTNGVLLWKITDIRRRRRDAVSGKTPSIYSQPFYTSPCGYKMCARMYLNGDGMGRGTHLSLFFVIMRGEYDCLLSWPFTQKVTLILVDQDGRDHISDTFRPDPTSSSFQRPRRDMNVASGCPLFVPLGTLDTRGYIRDDAMFIKIVVDSADISRPDAR, encoded by the exons ATGCGACTTGCCTCTCTGACGACACTGGAAGTCACCTGGGATTCGAAAACTACTCCAGACCAAAGGGACTTCTG GGAGTCGGAAGAGAACTGTCTGTGCCCTAAATGCGGGGCTGGAATTGAACAGAAAAAG TGTTGGAGGGACGTGTTTGCAGACAGGGAACTCGAGCAACTCGAAGTCTTCTGTCCGTGTCGAAAAAAGGGTTGCCAATGGATTGGCTACAGACAGTCAGTCGAG GAGCATCTCAAGGAATGTGAATCCGTGATGTTGTCTTGTACTAACGTAGGCTGTTATGCTGAAATTGCGAGATCAGATCTTGACAACCATGTGAAGACTTTGTGTGAATACCGATCTATTGAGTGTCCACACTGTGGAGCAAACTACACGCTCATCGATGAAGCCCATCAAGAAGTTTGTCTCAAGTACCCTATTCCCTGTCCAAACCAATGCAACAATGATCTCAGAATTCCTCGAGATAAG ATGGACGACCATGTGGCTGCTTGTGCCAACAGGAAAAGCGATTGTGTCATTGCTGGATGTCCCTTTAAT GGAAGTGAGAAAGAAGTTGCCGATCATATGACTTCTCATGTCGTTGATCATGTCAGTGATCTCAGCAAAGAGGTGAAATCGACTCGATCTGCTCTCGACGATCTAGACAGTCATGTCAAGGAAACTGTTCAAGATCAAAGTCATTCCATTCAAGCCAACAAAGAAGCTGTCAATCAGTTGGAGGAAAGACTGGTGAATGCTGAAAATAAGGTAACCGATCTGGCTGCTAACCAACGATTAATGCAACACAAGACACTGGAAGCTTGCTATCAATCTGTTGACAACGTGGAGAAGGAGTATCAAAGCAAGGTGGCTGGCATAGATCAACACCTCAGACTTCTGACAGAAAAATGCATCAGATTTGAAGAAATTGCAGTGATGCAAGCAGAAAGCATAAGAAGATTAGAAGAAGAACTTGCTCGATACAAGAATTATGGCGGATGCAGTCAGTCGGTAGAGCAGCAGTTTGATGCTCAAGGTCGAGTCATGGCAACTCATGATGTCAAACTTGCAGAGCACGGTCTCAGGTTGGACATGATGGATTGCAAGAACACAAACGGTGTGCTCCTGTGGAAGATCACTGACATCAGACGACGCAGGAGAGATGCTGTGAGTGGTAAGACACCATCGATATACTCACAGCCATTCTACACGTCTCCGTGTGGTTACAAGATGTGCGCTCGAATGTATCTCAATGGCGATGGCATGGGGCGTGGTACACATCTGTCGCTGTTCTTTGTTATCATGAGAGGAGAATACGATTGTTTACTATCGTGGCCATTCACACAAAAGGTCACTCTTATTCTCGTCGATCAGGATGGCAGAGACCACATATCCGATACATTCAGACCTGATCCCACATCGTCATCCTTTCAGAGGCCAAGACGTGACATGAACGTGGCAAGTGGATGTCCACTCTTTGTTCCGTTGGGCACACTAGACACCAGAGGTTACATCAGAGATGATGCAATGTTTATAAAAATTGTAGTTGATTCTGCTGACATTAGCCGTCCAGATGCAAGATGA
- the LOC134196323 gene encoding 1-deoxyxylulose-5-phosphate synthase YajO-like: MAAQCGIRYVGNCGLKVSNISLGAMTFGARKEGIKLPGQCDETASHALLDKFVEMGGNFVDTADVYSDGKSEEIVGTWLQKQEREKIVLATKVRFPMGKGVNDTGLSRKHIMFGVEQSLKRLQTHYIDLYQTHCWDDGTPIEEWLSTLNDLVRSGKVHYLGLSNVTGWQLQKIIDTTKAKGYEPFSTLQVQYSLLCRETEWELQEVCRQEGLGILPWSPLKGGYLTGKITRGFAPEDSRVAWSEKELKNSEIQAAPSLSTFADDERVWKTIDSLKAVATETSKSVAQIALKWLLQQDMVSSVIIGAKKMEQLVDNMGAGDDSWTLSEEQLGKLNDASAVPLPYPYNMVSRCQIGRRRKGLMAL; this comes from the exons ATGGCGGCTCAGTGTGGGATTCGTTACGTTGGCAATTGCGGTTTGAAAGTCTCCAACATTTCCCTTGGGGCTATGACATTCGGCGCGCGAAAG GAGGGTATTAAGCTGCCTGGTCAGTGCGATGAAACTGCCTCGCATGCTCTGTTGGACAAGTTTGTTGAGATGGGAGGCAACTTTGTCGACACCGCCGACGTTTACTCGGATGGCAAGTCAGAGGAGATAGTCGGAACGTGGCTGCAAAAGCAAGAAAGGGAGAA GATTGTTCTTGCAACGAAGGTTCGTTTTCCGATGGGTAAAGGGGTGAACGACACGGGATTGTCTAGGAAGCACATCATGTTTGGGGTGGAGCAGAGTCTGAAGCGTTTGCAGACTCACTACATTGACTTGTATCAG ACTCATTGTTGGGATGATGGCACTCCAATAGAGGAATGGCTCAGCACTCTGAATGACCTTGTTCGATCTGGTAAAGTGCACTACTTAGGTCTGAGTAACGTTACGGGCTGGCAACTTCAAAAGATCATTGACACAACAAAGGCAAAAGGTTATGAGCCGTTTTCCACTCTTCAG gTCCAGTACAGTCTGCTGTGTCGTGAGACTGAGTGGGAATTGCAAGAAGTGTGTAGGCAAGAAGGCCTTGGTATTCTTCCATGGAGTCCTTTGAAAGG AGGTTACCTCACAGGCAAAATTACTCGTGGATTTGCACCAGAAGACTCTCGAGTTGCCTGGTCAGAAAAGGAACTAAAGAACAGTGAAATCCAAGCAGCACCGAGCCTCTCAACATTTGCTGACGATGAACGAGTTTGGAAGACTATTGACTCACTCAAAGCTGTTGCAACAGAAACAA GCAAAAGCGTGGCACAGATTGCTTTGAAATGGTTGCTGCAGCAAGACATGGTGAGCTCAGTGATCATTGGCGCTAAAAAAATGGAACAGTTGGTTGACAACATGGGAGCTGGAGATGACAGCTGGACGCTGTCCGAAGAACAG TTAGGGAAACTGAATGATGCCAGTGCAGTGCCACTTCCCTATCCGTATAACATGGTTAGCAGGTGCCAAATTGGACGTAGACGCAAGGGACTGATGGCTTTGTGA
- the LOC134196473 gene encoding 1-deoxyxylulose-5-phosphate synthase YajO-like, whose product MTAQCGIRYIGNCGLKVTNICLGAMTFGERKEGINLPGQCDETASHALLDKFVEMGGNFVDTADSYSGGKSEQIIGTWLQKQEREKIVLATKVRFTTGKGVNDIGLSRKHIMFGVEQSLKHLQTHYIDLYQVHGWDDGTPIEEWLSTLNDLVRSGKVRYLGLSNVTGWQLQKIIETTKTKGYEPFSTLQIQYSLLCREIEWELQEVCRREGLGILPWSPLKGGYLTGKIARGFAPEDSRVAWSEKELKNRPIEAAPSLSTFADDERVWKTIDSLEAVAAETSKSMPQIALKWLLQQDMVSSVIIGAKKMEQLVENMGAGDDSWTLSEDQLGRLNDASAVPVPYPYSMVNKFQNGRRRRGVRVL is encoded by the exons ATGACGGCTCAGTGTGGAATCCGATACATTGGCAACTGCGGTTTGAAAGTCACCAACATTTGTCTTGGGGCTATGACATTCGGTGAGCGAaag GAAGGTATTAACCTGCCTGGTCAGTGCGATGAAACTGCCTCGCATGCTCTGTTGGACAAGTTTGTTGAGATGGGAGGCAACTTTGTTGACACTGCCGACAGTTACTCTGGTGGCAAGTCAGAGCAGATAATCGGAACGTGGCTGCAAAAGCAAGAAAGGGAGAA GATTGTTCTTGCAACGAAGGTTCGGTTTACAACAGGTAAAGGGGTGAACGATATAGGATTGTCTAGGAAGCACATCATGTTTGGTGTGGAGCAGAGTCTAAAGCATTTGCAGACTCACTACATTGACTTGTATCAG GTTCATGGTTGGGATGATGGCACTCCTATAGAGGAATGGCTCAGCACTCTGAATGACCTTGTTCGATCTGGTAAAGTGCGCTACTTAGGTCTGAGTAATGTTACCGGCTGGCAACTTCAAAAGATTATTGAGACAACGAAGACAAAAGGCTATGAGCCATTTTCCACTCTCCAG ATCCAGTACAGTCTGCTGTGTCGTGAGATTGAGTGGGAGTTGCAAGAAGTGTGTAGGCGAGAAGGTCTTGGTATCCTTCCATGGAGTCCTTTGAAAGG AGGTTACCTCACAGGCAAAATTGCTCGTGGATTTGCACCAGAAGACTCTCGAGTTGCCTGGTCAGAAAAGGAACTAAAGAACAGGCCAATCGAAGCAGCCCCAAGTCTCTCAACGTTTGCTGACGATGAACGAGTCTGGAAGACTATTGACTCACTCGAAGCTGTTGCAGCAGAAACAA GCAAAAGCATGCCACAGATTGCTTTGAAATGGTTGCTGCAGCAAGACATGGTGAGCTCAGTGATCATCGGCGCTAAGAAAATGGAACAATTGGTTGAGAACATGGGAGCTGGAGATGATAGCTGGACGCTGTCTGAAGATCAG TTGGGGAGACTGAATGATGCCAGTGCAGTGCCAGTGCCGTATCCGTATAGCATGGTTAACAAGTTTCAAAATGGACGCAGACGTAGAGGAGTTAGGGTTCTGTGA